DNA sequence from the Gordonia polyisoprenivorans genome:
AGCGCCGACGGTGAGACGGTGTAGGTCACGGCGCCGTTGCGCGCCAGGTAGGTGGTGCCCACCATCTGCGGATATCCGATCTCGATGGGGTTGCCGTCGGCGAGAGCCTTGTAATACCAACGCCCGGTCTGGTTGCCGACCTGACAGATCACCACCTGTGACCGGCTGGTGCGGCCGATGACGATCGCCGGATCGTCGGCGGCGTTGCACCGCGGTCCGGACAGGAATCCCTGCCAGTCGGCGCCCGAGACGGTGGGGCTGGGTCGCACCGGTGGCTGTGTCGTCGTGGTCGACACACCGGTCGGACCCGAGGCGCCCCCGGGGCCGGTGACCGTGCTGGTGACGGTCTGCGTCGAGGCGCTCGCAGCCGTCGTCGACGCCGAGGCCGAGTCATCGGGGTCCGAACCCCGGGTGAGCCAGTACGCGCCGGCCCCCGCGCCGATCACCACCAGCACACCGACCACGATGGCGGCGATCACCAGCGGCGACGACCACGGTGACCGCGGCGGCGGATAGCCCGGCCCGTATCCCTGCGGAGGTTGCGTGGGGTATCCGCCGCCCGGTGGATAACCGCCCGGATCTCCCGGCGGATAGGTCATGGGAACCTCCCTGGGACGCGCGGCGACGATTGGTGCGAACGGTACCGCAGTGGCAAGCCCGACATTCGTGACCCGCGCGAACGTCAAGGCTGTTCAGGGTCAGAGCCTGCCGACGACTGTCGCCAGCAACTCACCCATGTGTGCGGCCGACGTGCGACCCACCTCGAGGACCTCGGCATGGTTGAGTGGCTCACCGGTGATGCCGGCCGCCAGGTTCGTCACCAGTGACACCCCGAGTACCTCGAGTCCGGCGGCGCGCGCGGCAATCGTCTCGTGCACGGTGGACATTCCGACGAGGTCGGCGCCCATCGTGCGCAGCATGCGGATCTCCGCAGGCGTCTCATAGTGCGGTCCGGGCAGACCCGCGTAGACGCCGTCGGCGAGGGTCCGCTCCACCTCGCGGGCCACCTCGCGCAGCCTCGGTGAGTAGGCGTCGACGAGATCGACGAACTGTGCGCCGACGAGCGGCGAGCGGGCGGTGAGATTCAGGTGATCGGAGATCAGAACCGGCTGGCCGACCCTCATGCCGTCGCGCAACCCGCCCGCCGCGTTGGTGAGCACGATGGTGTGCGCGCCCGCCGCCGCTGCCGTCCGCACCGGATGGACAACGCGCGCGAGGTCATGGCCCTCATAGGCGTGGATGCGTCCGAGCATCAGCAGGACCCGGCGGTCACCGATGTGCACCGACCGGATCGTCCCGCCGTGCCCGGCGGCCTTGGGTGAGGTGAAACCCGGCACCGCCGACATCGGCAGCGTCGCGATCGGTGTGCCGAAGGCATCGGCGGCCGGTGCCCAACCGGAACCCAGAACCAGAGCGACATCGTGCGCGGCACAATCGGTTTCGGTGGCGATGGTGGCCGCCGCCGCAATCGCGGCGGCGTCGGGGTCAAGGGTGG
Encoded proteins:
- a CDS encoding purine-nucleoside phosphorylase, which produces MDPTLDPDAAAIAAAATIATETDCAAHDVALVLGSGWAPAADAFGTPIATLPMSAVPGFTSPKAAGHGGTIRSVHIGDRRVLLMLGRIHAYEGHDLARVVHPVRTAAAAGAHTIVLTNAAGGLRDGMRVGQPVLISDHLNLTARSPLVGAQFVDLVDAYSPRLREVAREVERTLADGVYAGLPGPHYETPAEIRMLRTMGADLVGMSTVHETIAARAAGLEVLGVSLVTNLAAGITGEPLNHAEVLEVGRTSAAHMGELLATVVGRL